One stretch of Verrucomicrobiia bacterium DNA includes these proteins:
- a CDS encoding D-alanyl-D-alanine carboxypeptidase family protein, whose translation MLQTLTAFLILLFSLSPFVELYSQAKKRPRRARRTFIRGATPESPGRLLAKAALIIDVPSGRILYEYNANQVRSIASLTKLMTAIVFLEGNPPLDSVVTVTREDARGAGRRRSQMGIGESFRLLDLLYASLMASDNRVTRTLARASGLSMDNFVLRMNEKARELGLDSTFFVEVTGLDAGNRSTALDVARLLSAALENYWVAHITATDQYTFHSTNKRRRHILLNTNRLARAGWQVEGGKTGFIAASGYCLATIMKDREDHEILAVLLGAPTNSRRFSETIYIIDWLNRYVYPRATADTTLTSE comes from the coding sequence TTGCTTCAAACGCTGACCGCTTTTCTTATTTTGTTGTTCTCTCTTTCCCCCTTTGTCGAGCTTTACTCCCAGGCTAAAAAAAGACCCCGGCGCGCCCGCCGCACCTTCATCCGCGGCGCCACCCCGGAATCGCCGGGGCGGCTTTTGGCCAAGGCCGCGCTGATTATCGATGTCCCCTCCGGCCGGATTTTGTACGAGTACAACGCCAACCAGGTTCGCTCCATCGCCAGCTTGACCAAGCTGATGACCGCCATCGTCTTTTTGGAAGGCAACCCCCCCCTCGATTCGGTGGTGACGGTGACCCGCGAGGACGCCCGTGGTGCCGGCCGCCGCCGCTCCCAGATGGGAATCGGCGAGTCCTTCCGGCTGTTGGATCTTTTGTACGCCTCCTTGATGGCCTCGGACAACCGGGTGACGCGGACCTTGGCCCGCGCCTCCGGGCTCTCGATGGACAACTTCGTTTTGCGTATGAACGAAAAGGCCCGCGAGCTGGGGCTGGACTCCACTTTCTTTGTGGAGGTAACGGGACTGGACGCCGGCAACCGCTCCACGGCCTTGGACGTCGCCCGGCTGCTCTCGGCGGCGTTGGAGAATTACTGGGTCGCCCACATCACCGCCACGGATCAGTACACCTTCCACTCCACCAACAAGCGCCGCCGCCACATTTTGCTGAACACCAATCGCCTGGCCCGCGCCGGCTGGCAGGTGGAGGGGGGAAAAACCGGCTTCATCGCCGCTTCCGGCTACTGTCTGGCGACGATTATGAAGGATCGGGAAGACCACGAAATCCTGGCCGTCCTCTTGGGTGCCCCGACCAATTCCCGCCGCTTTTCCGAAACGATTTACATCATCGACTGGCTGAA
- a CDS encoding YihY/virulence factor BrkB family protein, producing the protein MEATHLHPALYSQYLKVRARVFLHPFERFLKNLIRDILMQDNLPLLAGSISFFSLLSIVPVLLVLASVAGFLLSSETVYTKTTDLAAQLLPVSVSDESIINFLNNLQARRKLVGLFGLLGLIWTASRIFGSIETALNAIWKLPSGRAFWHSILLRLALVPGFLLFILLSLLATALYTAFRNTELPLLGGKIVEFPFFAKVTAVLLPVFLAFLLFYAIYKIMPRVRVSNTAALFGAFFGACAWEIAKLLFDLFAKKFAGPERFYGSAATIALFFVWVYYSSYILLLGAEVGKQFQLIWEEAKAARRVQKALFRLNDRLKTAP; encoded by the coding sequence ATGGAAGCCACCCACCTCCATCCCGCCCTCTATTCGCAGTACCTCAAGGTCCGCGCCCGGGTTTTCCTGCACCCGTTTGAGCGGTTTTTGAAGAATCTGATTCGCGACATTTTGATGCAGGACAACCTCCCTCTTCTGGCCGGCTCCATTTCCTTTTTCTCTCTTTTATCGATTGTCCCGGTGCTTTTGGTGCTGGCCTCCGTGGCCGGATTTTTGTTGAGCTCCGAAACGGTTTACACCAAAACCACCGACTTGGCCGCCCAGCTTCTGCCGGTCTCCGTCTCGGACGAATCGATTATCAATTTTTTGAACAACCTGCAGGCCCGGCGCAAGCTGGTCGGGCTCTTCGGGCTTTTGGGTTTGATTTGGACCGCCAGCCGCATCTTCGGCTCCATTGAAACCGCCCTGAACGCAATCTGGAAACTCCCCTCCGGCCGCGCCTTTTGGCACTCTATTTTGCTCCGGCTCGCCTTGGTTCCCGGATTTCTCCTCTTCATCCTGCTCTCCCTTTTGGCAACCGCCTTGTACACGGCATTTCGCAACACGGAGCTCCCCCTTCTCGGCGGCAAAATTGTCGAGTTCCCTTTTTTTGCGAAAGTGACCGCCGTTTTGCTGCCGGTTTTTCTGGCTTTCCTGCTCTTCTACGCCATTTACAAAATCATGCCCCGCGTCCGGGTTTCCAACACAGCGGCCCTCTTCGGCGCCTTTTTCGGCGCCTGCGCCTGGGAGATTGCCAAGCTCCTGTTCGATCTGTTCGCCAAAAAATTCGCCGGCCCGGAGCGCTTCTACGGCTCCGCCGCCACCATCGCCCTCTTCTTCGTCTGGGTGTACTACTCCTCCTACATTTTGCTCTTGGGGGCCGAAGTCGGCAAGCAGTTCCAGTTGATTTGGGAGGAGGCCAAGGCCGCCCGCCGGGTGCAAAAAGCCCTTTTCCGGCTGAACGACCGGCTGAAAACCGCCCCGTAA
- a CDS encoding AI-2E family transporter — MTQTIIKVQSFWMPLLALSGLTLFAYFASPVLVPLVAALFFAFLLSPLIDLLQRLKVPYAVAVTLVMLFFLVVFVLALWWGAVQIAELVQKAPQYQQALVKALTDLSARLPASVSERLPFLKDPAGSIPAFTPEQVGKILQFTTRGLGSAASFLGSAFLVYFLTLFMLLDRDSMQRRLTYFFGRENRATTADIVKKINRSISGFLVVKTAITIVLGVVLTVGFVILQVPLPLLWGPLAAVLNWVPYLGSLIALILTAGATFAAHGLSWHLPVLVIFFLVVQTLEGNIIGPRILETKIDLNPMAVLLSAIFWAWIWGFAGALLAIPITAAFKVVCDHVEALQPFGILLGGKKEA; from the coding sequence GTGACCCAGACGATCATCAAGGTTCAAAGTTTCTGGATGCCTCTCTTGGCCCTGTCCGGCCTCACCTTGTTTGCCTATTTCGCCAGCCCCGTTCTGGTTCCCCTGGTTGCCGCCCTCTTTTTTGCGTTTCTGTTGAGCCCGCTCATCGACCTGCTGCAGCGCCTAAAGGTCCCCTATGCCGTCGCCGTCACGCTCGTGATGCTTTTCTTTCTCGTCGTTTTCGTTCTGGCCCTCTGGTGGGGCGCCGTCCAGATTGCCGAGCTGGTGCAAAAAGCCCCGCAATACCAGCAGGCGCTGGTCAAGGCCCTGACTGATCTTTCCGCCCGCCTGCCCGCCTCCGTTTCAGAGCGCTTGCCGTTTTTAAAAGACCCGGCCGGCTCGATTCCCGCTTTCACGCCGGAGCAGGTGGGAAAAATCCTCCAGTTCACCACCCGCGGCCTGGGCTCCGCCGCCTCCTTTCTGGGCTCCGCCTTCCTCGTTTATTTTTTGACTTTGTTCATGCTTTTGGACCGCGACTCCATGCAGCGCCGGCTGACCTACTTTTTCGGCCGGGAAAACCGCGCCACCACGGCGGACATCGTAAAGAAAATCAACCGCAGCATCTCCGGCTTTCTCGTGGTCAAAACCGCCATAACCATCGTCTTGGGAGTGGTTTTGACCGTCGGATTCGTGATTCTGCAGGTGCCGCTCCCCCTTCTTTGGGGCCCCTTGGCCGCCGTCTTGAACTGGGTGCCCTATCTCGGCTCGTTGATTGCGCTGATACTGACCGCCGGCGCCACCTTCGCCGCCCACGGCCTCTCCTGGCATCTTCCCGTTTTGGTGATTTTCTTTCTGGTCGTGCAGACGCTGGAAGGGAACATCATCGGCCCCAGAATTCTGGAGACGAAAATCGACTTGAACCCGATGGCTGTTCTGCTCTCCGCCATCTTCTGGGCCTGGATTTGGGGCTTTGCCGGCGCCCTTTTGGCGATTCCGATTACCGCCGCCTTCAAGGTGGTCTGCGACCACGTGGAGGCCTTGCAGCCCTTCGGCATTCTGCTCGGCGGCAAAAAAGAGGCCTGA